From Candidatus Eisenbacteria bacterium, a single genomic window includes:
- a CDS encoding metallophosphoesterase gives MFHRPTPSITCFLAALLLLFGLPGLIASSASALPYTPPGDTLTVIMRPIQTVPTILVRGDTLDIDCAASSSTTDWTASLGFRQLSFPLEILSAQYVTSLSRWAIKALVSSDIPFELYDLTVTASGGILDTTRKAVNVIDAFDSSFYFIQVTDTHLPTHLYYYESGGETDTSEVVDLREVIKDVNLINPVFLVHTGDIINEGELEDYQYYRYFTRTQRLLTELEVPVYVLAGNHDVGGWDSTPPPAGEARRTWWRFFGWPYLNSPPTGVSHTQDYSFDYGTCHFVGLEGYINYDNWRPTIYGSQSFTSEQLSWLSSDLAKASGSQLQMLFYHMDFSSQLNLSSLGVDLALYGHTHADRGSLTGWPLNIGTKSACDGNRAYRFVRVNGSTITPKATFAAGSTGATLRISFSPANDGTNDHVSATIVNGFNEEFERAMVRFYMKYDGSSYSVTNGSLIQTVRSDSVVICYVGVDVPAASSVTVSVDAYTIAVEGEVPSALGATSCFPNPFQAATYIKFSLMKTATAEIAIFDVNGHLVKRLMRREFSAGTYTYPWDATDTKMRRVPAGVYLCRVEVDGKRATSKLLVMR, from the coding sequence ATGTTTCATAGGCCCACTCCATCCATAACGTGCTTCCTTGCAGCCTTGCTGCTCTTGTTTGGCCTTCCTGGGCTGATCGCCTCATCGGCGTCCGCCCTCCCTTACACGCCGCCAGGGGATACCCTGACGGTGATCATGAGACCCATTCAAACCGTCCCGACGATTCTTGTTCGTGGCGACACCCTGGACATAGACTGCGCGGCCTCCAGTTCGACAACCGATTGGACTGCATCTCTCGGTTTTAGACAGCTCAGTTTCCCCCTGGAGATTCTGAGCGCCCAGTATGTGACTTCGCTCTCGCGCTGGGCAATCAAGGCTCTTGTTTCCAGCGATATCCCGTTCGAGCTATACGATCTCACGGTCACGGCTTCTGGCGGAATTCTGGACACGACGCGGAAGGCCGTCAACGTGATCGATGCATTTGACAGCAGTTTCTATTTCATTCAGGTGACGGACACCCATCTGCCCACACACCTTTACTATTACGAATCCGGGGGGGAGACCGACACCTCCGAAGTTGTAGATTTGCGGGAAGTCATAAAGGACGTGAACTTGATAAATCCGGTGTTTCTGGTGCACACCGGCGACATAATAAACGAAGGCGAGCTTGAAGATTATCAGTACTACCGCTATTTCACGCGCACGCAGCGCCTCTTAACGGAGCTGGAAGTGCCCGTCTACGTCTTGGCCGGCAACCACGACGTAGGAGGTTGGGACTCCACGCCGCCGCCTGCCGGCGAAGCGAGAAGAACCTGGTGGAGATTCTTCGGATGGCCTTATCTCAACAGTCCTCCAACGGGTGTGTCGCACACGCAGGATTACTCCTTCGACTACGGCACGTGCCACTTCGTCGGCCTGGAAGGCTACATCAACTATGATAACTGGAGACCCACAATCTACGGCAGCCAGAGTTTCACGAGCGAGCAGCTCAGTTGGCTTTCCTCCGACCTCGCCAAAGCCTCCGGCAGCCAGCTTCAGATGCTTTTCTACCACATGGATTTTTCGAGCCAGCTCAACCTTTCCTCCCTCGGCGTGGACCTTGCCCTTTACGGGCACACTCACGCTGACAGAGGTTCGCTGACGGGCTGGCCGCTCAACATCGGAACAAAATCCGCTTGTGACGGGAATCGAGCCTATAGATTCGTGAGAGTAAACGGCAGCACCATTACCCCCAAGGCCACGTTCGCTGCGGGGTCGACCGGGGCCACTCTGAGAATCTCATTTTCACCCGCAAACGACGGTACGAACGATCACGTCAGCGCCACCATCGTGAACGGATTTAACGAGGAATTTGAGCGTGCGATGGTCAGGTTCTACATGAAATACGACGGTTCCTCCTATTCGGTCACGAACGGCAGTCTCATCCAGACCGTCAGGTCAGATTCTGTCGTGATCTGCTACGTGGGGGTAGATGTCCCTGCCGCTTCCTCTGTGACGGTCTCGGTGGATGCCTACACCATCGCGGTCGAGGGGGAAGTGCCTTCAGCCTTGGGCGCCACTTCGTGCTTCCCCAATCCGTTCCAGGCTGCGACGTACATCAAGTTTTCTCTAATGAAGACGGCGACGGCAGAGATTGCTATCTTTGACGTGAACGGGCATCTTGTGAAACGCCTCATGAGAAGAGAATTCTCGGCCGGTACGTACACGTATCCCTGGGACGCGACGGACACGAAGATGCGTCGTGTTCCTGCCGGTGTATATCTCTGCAGGGTTGAGGTCGACGGCAAACGGGCCACGTCCAAGCTACTGGTGATGCGGTAG
- a CDS encoding isocitrate/isopropylmalate family dehydrogenase, translated as MANEAIERAKEHFAKLLERQLARVERIKKGDDWTDYTKLKPIIVGIIGGDGIGPYIAKESERVLEFLLKDELKSGKVEFRTIEGLTIENRAEHMKAIPDDVLAEIKKCHVTLKGPTTTPRKGDPWPNVESANVAVRKELDLFANVRPVRVPSEGIDWIFFRENTEGAYALGSEGVEITPDLAIDFTVTTTQGTERLIRTAFEHAKKNGIDRVTIVTKANVIKTTDGKFLKIGQEIAKEYPGIQCDDWYIDIMTAKLVDKKRRTEFKVLALPNLYGDILTDEAAEFQGGVGTAGSANIGKRYAMFEAIHGSAPRMVQEGRAQYADPCSMIRAAAFLLSHIGFPEKAKRLEMALDICGQCEKRLVMTGRSNGATGTQFTDYIMEKLTDSNLEKQWKSYQKV; from the coding sequence ATGGCCAACGAGGCAATCGAAAGAGCTAAAGAGCACTTCGCCAAACTACTCGAGCGTCAACTTGCCAGAGTGGAGAGGATAAAAAAGGGGGATGACTGGACCGATTATACCAAGCTCAAGCCGATCATAGTTGGGATTATCGGCGGAGATGGCATCGGGCCTTACATCGCCAAGGAATCCGAGCGCGTTCTGGAGTTCTTGCTCAAGGACGAGCTGAAATCCGGCAAGGTCGAGTTTAGAACAATCGAGGGTCTCACAATCGAGAACAGGGCGGAGCACATGAAGGCCATTCCGGATGACGTGCTCGCGGAGATAAAGAAGTGCCACGTGACCTTGAAGGGCCCGACCACGACTCCGAGAAAAGGTGACCCCTGGCCTAACGTTGAAAGCGCAAACGTTGCCGTGCGTAAGGAACTGGATCTTTTCGCTAACGTGAGGCCGGTGCGCGTGCCGAGCGAAGGTATTGACTGGATTTTCTTCCGCGAGAACACGGAAGGCGCCTACGCGCTGGGGAGCGAGGGAGTAGAGATCACTCCCGATCTGGCGATTGACTTCACCGTGACTACGACGCAGGGAACCGAGAGACTGATTCGCACAGCTTTTGAGCACGCGAAGAAAAACGGAATCGACAGGGTCACGATTGTCACTAAGGCCAACGTAATCAAGACTACCGACGGCAAGTTCCTGAAGATCGGCCAGGAAATCGCGAAAGAGTATCCGGGAATTCAGTGCGACGACTGGTACATCGACATCATGACTGCGAAGCTAGTCGATAAGAAGCGCAGAACCGAGTTCAAGGTTCTGGCGCTTCCGAATCTCTACGGCGATATCCTCACCGACGAGGCTGCCGAGTTTCAGGGCGGCGTCGGCACCGCCGGCAGTGCCAACATTGGAAAGCGGTACGCGATGTTTGAGGCCATTCACGGCTCTGCGCCTCGCATGGTGCAAGAGGGCAGGGCACAATACGCAGACCCGTGCAGCATGATAAGGGCCGCGGCGTTCCTTCTTTCTCACATCGGTTTCCCCGAGAAGGCCAAACGCCTGGAGATGGCTCTCGATATCTGCGGGCAGTGCGAGAAGAGATTGGTGATGACCGGCCGCTCGAATGGTGCGACCGGCACTCAGTTCACCGACTACATAATGGAGAAACTGACTGACTCGAACCTTGAGAAGCAGTGGAAGTCCTATCAGAAGGTGTAG